In one window of Pseudomonadota bacterium DNA:
- a CDS encoding nucleotidyltransferase family protein, with protein MGKKSLLEDKRDEILRVAREHGALSVRVFGSYARGQANPDSDVDLIVELGPGRSLLDLIAIKQEIEDFIHIKVDVVTEASLSPYIRNEILQEAVSI; from the coding sequence ATGGGAAAAAAATCGTTGCTGGAAGATAAAAGAGATGAAATACTGCGTGTTGCCAGGGAACATGGCGCATTGAGTGTTAGAGTATTTGGTTCGTATGCCCGCGGTCAGGCCAACCCGGACAGTGACGTCGATCTTATTGTCGAGTTGGGGCCGGGCAGATCCCTTCTTGACCTGATTGCCATTAAGCAGGAGATTGAGGATTTTATACACATCAAAGTCGATGTGGTCACCGAGGCTTCATTGTCACCATACATTCGCAATGAGATCCTTCAGGAGGCTGTAAGTATATGA
- a CDS encoding type II toxin-antitoxin system ParD family antitoxin, translating into MSKNTSVTLGDHYETFIAGQVAQGYFGSASEAIRAGLRLLEEREARLAVLRRALIEGEESGVAEYSLEGLIAELDKQGSD; encoded by the coding sequence ATGTCTAAGAATACCAGTGTCACCCTTGGTGATCATTATGAAACGTTCATCGCCGGACAGGTCGCCCAGGGTTATTTCGGTTCAGCAAGCGAGGCCATTCGGGCTGGTTTGCGGTTGCTGGAAGAAAGGGAAGCCAGGCTTGCGGTGTTGCGCCGGGCCTTGATTGAAGGCGAGGAAAGCGGCGTTGCCGAATATTCACTGGAAGGGTTGATTGCTGAACTTGACAAGCAGGGATCTGATTGA
- a CDS encoding PilZ domain-containing protein: MAEKRRRSRMAVHAGVVLHSVDKAFFLTGQIRDISLNSLYIKSEASFPLGTKCHIDIIIPAKHSKMLIQLIGKVVRREQAGYGVEFDHDLEFWPMLAMLKP, encoded by the coding sequence ATGGCAGAAAAAAGAAGAAGATCCAGGATGGCTGTCCACGCAGGCGTTGTATTGCATAGCGTGGACAAGGCTTTTTTCCTGACCGGACAGATTCGTGACATCAGCTTAAATAGTCTGTATATCAAAAGCGAAGCCTCCTTCCCGCTCGGCACTAAATGTCATATCGATATCATTATTCCCGCCAAACATTCAAAGATGTTAATTCAATTAATCGGCAAAGTGGTCCGCCGCGAACAGGCCGGCTATGGAGTTGAATTCGACCACGACCTGGAATTCTGGCCGATGCTGGCCATGCTCAAACCTTAA
- a CDS encoding type II toxin-antitoxin system RelE/ParE family toxin, with the protein MAGFVLTQKARKDLLEIALYTFERWGREQRNMYLNMMDDCFQQLAANPHIGIDCSDIRTGYRKMQAGSHVIFYRAKSTQTIEIVRILHGRMDLETHFPTP; encoded by the coding sequence ATGGCCGGTTTTGTCCTGACCCAAAAGGCCAGAAAGGATCTGTTGGAAATCGCACTTTACACCTTTGAAAGATGGGGGCGGGAACAGCGTAACATGTATCTCAACATGATGGATGACTGTTTCCAGCAATTGGCCGCAAACCCCCACATCGGGATTGACTGTAGCGACATCAGAACGGGTTACCGTAAAATGCAAGCCGGAAGTCATGTCATCTTTTACCGGGCGAAATCAACACAAACTATTGAGATTGTTCGTATTCTTCACGGGCGAATGGATCTGGAAACACACTTTCCCACCCCTTGA
- a CDS encoding DUF86 domain-containing protein, producing the protein MKNDLVYLRHINDAIEKIESYTDMSKDDFMSTSHWQDATIRNLEIIGEAVKRLSEELKEHNPEIPWRNVAGLRDILIHHYMGVDLETVWNVVKNDLPGLKKIVARVLEQY; encoded by the coding sequence ATGAAAAATGATCTGGTCTATCTGCGGCACATAAATGACGCGATAGAAAAGATCGAGTCATATACCGATATGAGTAAAGATGATTTCATGTCCACCAGTCATTGGCAGGACGCAACCATCAGAAATCTCGAGATAATCGGAGAAGCAGTCAAGCGGCTGAGTGAAGAGCTGAAAGAACATAATCCTGAGATTCCCTGGCGGAATGTTGCAGGCTTACGTGATATCCTGATTCATCATTACATGGGTGTGGACCTGGAGACGGTTTGGAATGTTGTGAAAAACGACCTTCCGGGTCTGAAGAAAATCGTTGCCCGAGTTCTCGAGCAATATTGA